The Primulina eburnea isolate SZY01 chromosome 13, ASM2296580v1, whole genome shotgun sequence genome includes a region encoding these proteins:
- the LOC140809929 gene encoding NDR1/HIN1-like protein 26 has translation MEDRHGPVTGYSVPTHNGPPAAAAAGPPPPNGYYNYQPNPYYHQQYYQVSQPDSVQRSSCLRCIFAFVIGLFLIFGTATFIVWLVLRPQLPEFQVDSFSLSNFTFTNESRVFLISEIHLTARNPNSKMSLSYDHVETAVYYKLELLSKTSLSPFSQERKNETPLVAKFAGDGSFVEKPLVDGINGEIGKNANVGFDLRLLSWINFESKSWMSRNILKVFCGNLVVGIPSNGRPGGLTEGPRPCRVGI, from the coding sequence ATGGAGGACCGCCATGGACCGGTCACTGGCTATTCCGTTCCCACCCACAATGGCCCtcccgccgccgccgccgccggtcCTCCTCCTCCTAATGGCTACTACAATTACCAGCCCAACCCTTATTACCACCAACAATATTATCAAGTATCCCAACCCGACTCCGTGCAACGATCTTCCTGCCTCCGCTGCATCTTCGCCTTTGTGATAGGACTATTCCTCATCTTCGGCACAGCCACCTTCATCGTGTGGCTCGTTCTCCGTCCTCAGCTACCCGAGTTCCAGGTCGATTCGTTCTCCCTCTCTAATTTCACGTTCACCAACGAATCCCGCGTGTTCTTGATCTCCGAAATCCATCTCACAGCACGGAATCCCAACAGCAAAATGTCACTCTCCTACGATCACGTCGAGACCGCCGTCTATTACAAACTTGAGTTGCTTTCTAAGACCTCTCTCTCGCCATTTTCACAAGAGAGAAAAAATGAGACACCTCTGGTGGCGAAGTTTGCAGGTGATGGTAGTTTCGTGGAGAAGCCCTTGGTGGATGGCATCAATGGGGAGATTGGCAAGAATGCAAACGTCGGATTCGATCTGAGGTTGCTTTCTTGGATTAACTTCGAGTCCAAGTCTTGGATGAGTAGGAATATTTTGAAGGTGTTTTGCGGGAATTTGGTTGTCGGGATCCCCAGCAACGGAAGGCCCGGCGGGCTGACTGAGGGGCCAAGGCCTTGTCGGGTTGGAATTTGA